The window GCTTAACTCTAGGATCTTTTCAGTCAATCTTTGTTTCCTTGCTCTCCATGAAATCAGAAACTTAATCAAACGCCCAACATTCACATGAAGATCTTTCTCTTCCGAAAATGGATACGCCTCGATTCTATCATACCGGTGAACAGTCGGTGGATAAACCACAACCTGACCACCTACTTCCCACAAAATCCTCTGCGCCCAGTATCCCCTCAAAACATCCGAAGCCATTGTGCTAACCGAAACAGGAAGCATTAATCCCCAAAACGCAGGCGAATGGAAAATGGTATTGAAAGAATTCACAGGCACCATCATACCATGCGGCAATCCCACTTTTGGGGCATTCTCATCAAACCTAATATCAAAAGCTTCCAACCCCGATTTTCGTGTGAAATAAAACACGGAATCCACATCCGGAAGCCCATTGGATATACCCTGCTGTATGTACTGCTTCCCACCAAGAACATCAGTGTAGAACTCCTCGTGTCCAAGCTCACCCACATTCTCCAACGGCAGTCCTCTAGGCCAAACTGACCGCTGCCCGAAATGAATATAGGGATTCACAATAGTCCTATTGGGATTCTCATGGCTATACTGCAATATAGTCTCTTGCCTATGACCCTCCTCCCCTACCAAATCTATATCAAAATGCTTCCCCAAATCACCATCAATCACCTCCCCACGGTCGTCGGCGTCGAATATTTTCCGGGCACCGTGTTGTATAGCAAACAAGTAACCCACAGTCTTCCGAACATAAGAATCATAAGGCAAAAACTCCAAAACCCTAAAACCCAACTGGACCTGTTGCTCAAGGGACAAGTAGATCGCACCTTTCAGGCTCCAATCCGACGGCGTTTTGGAGTTCCCAATCGCCAGGACCTGCCAGCCTCGGATCTTCACCAGCTTCCGGAGCGGCTCCGTCGGGTAGTCCGAAACCGAGACCACGACCCACTTGTCAGATCGGAAGCTGGCGTAAGGTGACGTCTTGTCGAAGATGCGCTTGATGCTCTTCTCGTCCAGCTCCGGCATTTGGATCCGCTCCAGGGACTCGGCCTGGGTCTGGAAGCAGAGCAGCGCCGCCGTGTCGCCCATGTTGCGGAGCATGAAGAGGACCGCCACGGTGGCGATGAGGGCCGCCACGGTGACGATCTTGTAGAGGTTTTCGGAGAACCATGTGGAGAAATCGAGGTTAGGTGAGAAATTGGATACGGCTCTGATCTGAGACAATTTAGGGGACTTGGGTTTGCTCCGCTCTTGGACCAACATCGAATTTTCACACTATTTAGTAGCACCACCCAATGCGGCGGCCAATATCTACCAAGTTTACAAATGGCTGCTGCTTCACTAGTGACCCTTCTTGTGAGCTCTTGGGAATTGGGCAGGCATTGGATCACTGAATGTTGAGGTTGAAGGGTGATCTGGGTTTGGTGTTGCCGACAGTTTAGGGGATGGTGAGGAGTCGTGGTTGGAGTTTGGTGTTTTCGTAGACTTGAATTTAACTGCTCTCTCTTTCTTTTGCACACACAGTTTGGTGGTGACTTGTGGGGGCGGCCTTCACTCTCTCTGTCTCTGTCTTCTTCTTCTTTCTATATTATTGGGGTCTTTTTTCATTTTCTATTTTATTTTTCTGTTGAAGGTTAATCATCATTTCTTAATCATGCTTCTGCTTCTGCTTCCATCTTTGGTTCTTTTCGATTTGCCAGTCTGCAAATATTGTATGGTAGCATAACTTGCATCGGGTGGATTGAGTACATATATTTTTTTGGATTGAGTACATATTACTCTATGTTTTTATGTGTGATAATGGGGATTTGGGGTCACTTGTGCCTTCTTACTCCAGGCCAATAATTGATAATGAGAGTTAATTTTGTATCCCAACACTTATTACATGAGAGGGAGTTCATTAGACGACACGTGTGATAAATTTTCAAGTCTAACACGTAGACAACATTTAGGTGACGTGGAGTTCGTGTGACCATTAGGTTTCACACGTGGAAGCGGGTAACCTGCTCTGATACCATAATAAAGTAGTCTGGAGTTCACATCTAAAACCAATTAGTAATAGATTGAGTGGCCCAAACCCTTATAAACCCACAGACAATGTCTCATATTCCCGATGTCTCATATTCCCGATGTGGGATTAATATCTCAACAATCAGAAGATGATCTAGAAAGCAGCCAAACAAGCGAGATTCCACCAGGTCCTGAGACACCACTGCCTCACCTCAGCAAGCTTAGCTCCATAAAGCCATCACCATTCTTAGTTGTTCATCTGGTCGACATTATATACAATAACTGCTTTTCTCTTCGTCTCTACAATGGTGATTATCAGTCAGATGCCACAGGCTCAGCCATGGTCGTGCTCTCTGTGTCATCTATATTGGGTCATGGAGGGCAACCAGAGATTGTCCTAGAAGCTTTATCTTACTGCCTGGAGCAGATCTTCTCTCCATCTTTCAAACAGATGGGTGGCTTGCAATTTGGACTAGGACTTGAAGACGATGTAATCCCCTACATTGTTGTGCTTGCTTTGCGATCTGTAGAGGATGGTCCAGGCTGGGGAGACCGAGCTGAAGTCAGAAAAACCACGAAAATCAAGAAGAGTTGAAATCAGGAGTAAGCTTAAGCAGGTTGAGAGGAAAATCTACTTCCTCATGTGTTGGGTCCATGAGCAACTTGGTGAAGCTTGGTTTTCCTTAGGAGTCATTGTAAGCACAGAGAAAAGCTCAGCTATGAACTATGAATCTATTTCAAGGTCTCACAAAACACACAACAAACCCGAATCCAGGAGCAAAGCATTTATCTAGGCAATCTCTTATACTTTTTAAACATAAGCAAAGTGTATTACTTTACTAACTGTTGTCATGATTTAATAGTTAATATATATATGCTTGCCTCAGTTTTTCCTTATGATTTGATGAGTTTTTGTTCTTTTTCCAGTTGGGGTGGGAACAACTCACAATCCTTGCAGGACAAGGATTCCCCTATGCTTTGATTATTTATAAGGCTATTGTTAGTAGTGGCGGACGCAAGTTATGTAAGTGGGGGCAAAAAAAAAGAGTTGAGGTTTGAGCTCTTCAGGTAGTTAACCTATACTATTCTAAAAAAGGATCCGGCTCCTCTAAAGTGAGCAAAATGGTGAAGTTAGTAAAGTTCATAAAATCTATACTCTTTATCTAATCTAAGGGCTCTAAACATGACACGTCACGCTTAGATCCATTTAGTCTTAACCATGATCACCTTGGGTTAAATGTCATTTTTATTCTTTTAATTGAATGCATTAAATGTAGATAACAAAAGAAAAAAAAACAAAAAAAACTTTAATGCCTCTGAGTCATACGACCCATACCAATGGATCGACATAAGAAGCCATATAGTGAGTTGAAGGATGTTGAGTCATTCATGGGCATAATCTCATCTTCACCTTTAACCAATCTTGCAATTCCAAAATCAGTAACTAAAGTTGTCATGTCATCATTTAGTAGAATGTTGTTGGGTTTGAGATCACGGTGAATAACCTTTTGATTTTTTTCTTTTCTTAAAGTACGATCTTTTGATGCTTGGTTTGAGAGGATTTCATTTATTCAAACACATGATATTCAGATCATGGGGTATGCTTGCTAAACTTGGAAATTGGTTGTTTTTTTTATTTTTGGTCGTAGAAATTGGTTGGTTAATCTTTTGTTTTTAGAATTTGTATTGAGTTCGTTCTAGTAACATACATAAGGTGTTGCATGAAATGACAAGCTAAATTTAACATTCTTTCAAAATTCAATACTCCATATAAACTTGAGTGCAACAATACTTCAGATTCTGAAACTTGTAATAGCAACTGAAAATCATTACAAGGCATGATGGTGGAGTAAATGAATATGTGTCCCTTATTAAGATTTGGCGAGTCCCCTCCTGCTTGGGCTTCACACTTTCACTGCTTGTCATTGTATCATAATCATAATCATTGATTTTTTTTTCCTTTTGTTATCTACATTTAATGCATTCAATTAAAAGAATAAAAATGACATTTAACCTAAGTTAATCATGGTTAAGACTAAATTGATCTAAGAGTGACGTGTTATGTTTGGAGCCCTTAGATTAGATAAAGAGTGTCAAGAACTCAAGATTTTATGAATTTTACTAACTTCATCATTTGCTCACTTTAGAGGAGCCAAATCCTTCTAAAAAATATCAAAGTCATTTTCACCAATCATATGAAGTCATAATGAAGCACTATAAAATTGCAAGCTTTCCAACTTTCCAACTTCAAAACTTCAATATATGAATTCAAGTTCAACCAGACCCCCCAAAACCATAAATTCGATAAGAAAAAACACCTAAATTTATACCCAAAACCAAAAATCCAGAGTCATTAATCAAACACGATACCATATATATTTTCCTTTAGAACATTCTTAAATAATTGGTGTATATGCTATGTCGTGACCGCGGGAAAAATCACATGACCATTGGTATATATAAGAAGCTGGTTGGCAGAATTGAAAGTTCATTAGGGGCAACTGCCCTCACTCTGCGTCCGCCTATGACTGCTAGAAGACCAACCAACAGAACCAATCATGTCTAAAATGTATAATTATTATGCTAAATACGTGTGCCTAGTGGAAGGCACTGGTGGAACCTCGGTCCCCACGGACATGCTCTTGATCAGATTTAAGTTAGCCCGGCAATACGGACACCACCTCTCGACCGACCATGCAAGACTTGCTACGTATAGTAATGAGGAACTTCTTACCAAAAGACGAGTTATGGTCCCTATCTCCGATTTCAAGCTCTTCTCGGAAATTAAGGCCTCGGTGGGCAAATCGCATGCCTAGCTGATTCCCTGTTTGACATGGGTGTGCCAAGGTGGGAGCACCCGAACATCATCAAAGATATATTTACAATGGCTGAAAACACTGTTCTCGAGACGTATGCTAATCTGTTATTGCAGTGACAGGGGACACCACTCTTCATATAATAAAGAATAACTAGAAAGTTGCCCGCGCTCTGCTGCGGGACTTTTGATTCTGTAACATCTGATTTTTTAGCTCGAGATATCCTATATCAGTCATCAACTTTAGTTGAAACAGAAAGTAAAATCTTATTCCTAGCTTTGTAGTGACAATGCACTATAAGATTCTTGTTTCAATAAACTGATAATAAACATTTTACAATTGCAAAGATTTGTAAACTTGTTGATTACAAATTTCTACTGGTATAATGATAAGGGTTTGTCTATTATACCATACGGTATGACATATCTATTGCAAATGTGTCTAATTGTATGACACATGGGGTTTTTGAAGGGGTAAATAATACATGGTCAATTAGTTGCTTCTTCAATCAATGATAGCCACATATTTTATTAGACATGTTATACGGCCATGTGGTATACTAGAATTTTCCTAATGATAATAGATATAGCAGCAAATATGCGTTGTTCTAGCATCTGCTATGCCTGTTTTTAGGGAATATAGAAGACAATCAGCTTTCATCCTTAACTTCTATAGTAATGTTTGTTTGAATTTCTACAAGGAGAAAATATTGGTCACTCCATTGACTTTCATGCACTCGACAGTTTACTCCTTTAACTTTCAATTTCAATCGATCACTCCTTCAACTATTCAATGTCACACAATTAGGTCCATTCATTAAGTGGTCGTCTAAATCAGTGGTTAAGTTGATGATTCAACATATTTTTCAGCTGGATGAAAGGAGAAATTCCATTTAACAGTACCCTACCTCCTCCGTTTTCACTCTCTCTCTCTCTCTCTCTCTCTCTCATCTTAGCCAGCCATCTTCCCACTTTTCTCTCTCTGTCGTTTCTCTCATCACCCTCCTCTTCCTCACCGCAACCGCCTCGCCAGACGCCGCCTCCTCTACCACCATCGACGTCACCTATTCCATCTTTTCAAATTTCAATAATTCTAATTTCTCATCATGGCCGTGCCGTCGAACAAGTCCCTAATCGCGACTCGACCCGCCCCGAATTCCCGAAACTCCAAAATCGCCGACCCCCACCGGTGAAGCTTCACTGGAAACCCGTTCGGCAAGCCTTCGATTGTCACCTATTCAAGATTAACGCTTCTCCGAGGAAGAAGATCTTGTCCAAGGGAAACGAGCCGGATCAGACCTCTTCAGTGTCCAAGTTCAAAGTCAAAAGTGTATCCTTTGCTCATCACAGATGGAGGATTCCGATCAACATAGGGAGGTGGCCCCCACAACAACCTTTGGAATGGTTTCGAAGCCTCCAAAACCCGAAATCGGAGTTGAAGCGATGATGCCTCCGGAATGCCCTGAACCTGTTTGTGAAAAAGCCTCTGACTGTGTGAATCTTGATCCGAGTTTAGAGATTAGTCCTCCTCCAGCGACGGCGAAGGCTTCGCTTCCGATGTCTTCGGGTGGTTAGGTCATAGCGCCGCTGGATGCAGACCCTTCTGCTCCTCCTCCGTATGATCCCAAGACCAATTACCTTTCTCCCAAGCCTCAATTTCTTCATTACAGTCCAAACCCAAGAGTTGAGTATTTTCTGAGTAAGGATGGTGAGGGCAAAAGGCTTGAGGAGGGTGATGAGAGAAACAACGAAAGAGAGAAAAGTGGGAACAGGTTGGGAGAGAGAGAGAGAGAGAGAGAGAGAGAGAGAGAGAGAGAGAGAGAAGAAGAGAGTAGTAGAGTAGTAGAGGTAAGTAGAAGTAGTAAGTAGGTAAGAGTAGTAAGAGTAGAGAGTAGAGAGAGAGTAGTAGTAGAGAGAGAGTAGTAGAGAGAAGAGAGTAGAGAGAGNGAGAGAGAGAGAGAGAGTGAAAACGAAGGAGGTAAGGTGTTAAATGAAATTTCTCTTTTCATCCAGCTGAAAAATATGTCCAGTCATCAACTTAACCACTGATTTGGACGGCTGACAAAATTTCCCTGTAAATGTCCCAAACCTACCAACAGGCCGGATCGACCAAGGTCACAAACCCAATACCACATCCACTTGTTTCGATCAGTTGGTTCTAACCAAGAGCCATTATTTTCCCACTCAAATTTCCAGTCTTTAATTCTCCAATGGCCTTCACAAATTCAAACCAACCGACCTACATTATCACCGGACGTACCTAGGGATTGAATCGTAACTGCCAAACTTCCGACGGCGACGCCTCGAAGCTGGTGATGGTAGAGTTGGAATCAATGTCGAAGATCCTGACGAAGCTATCGAGCGAAGCCGAGTCGGCTATGTAACCGGAAGGGTGAGCGGTGACGGAAGCGACATCGAGGTAGTGACCGGTGATCGTTCCCTAATTGACTAGCTTGTCGGGTTGCCAGAGGTGAACAGACTCGTTGAGTGACCCAGTTAACAGCAAAGTGGGTCGGGCACCAGTGGCGAGGACCTAGTTGACCGCCTATACCGACTCGTCGTGAGTGTCCTTGATTGATTTCAGGCTAGCGAGCTTCATAAATTCGATGCCTCTACTCTCTCTCTCTCTCTGTTTCTATCGTCGTTTTCATTCTCCACCTCTGCCTCCTCCTGCGCAGCGGTGCTGAGTTTGCGGTGGTGAGGGGAGAGGCCGGGGTGGAGGAGGAGCTTGGTGAAGGCCTCGTCGGTGGTGGGATCGGCGAGAAACTTCACAATAGTTTAGGGTTTGAAGAATCGGAGATGAACCAGAGGTGGAGTGTTCGAGGTGGCCTTGGTGGTTTCACTCTGAAGATCCAGGCGACCTTGTCGGTGCTTTTGATACGCTTCTGTGTGTGGATGTTGCTCTTTCTCTCTGTCGATCTCTCTCTCTCTTTCTCTCTGTTTGCACTGAGGCTTTCAGGGTGTTAAATGGAATTTCTCCTTTCATCCAGCTGAGTTGGCATTGAAAAATATGTCTAGTCAGCAAGTTGACGGCACGATTGGATGTCCACTTAACGGATAGACCTAATAGTGTGACATTAAATAGTTGACGGAGTGATCGATTGAAATTGAAAGATATTGTAGTAAACTGTCGAGTGCATAAAAGTTAATGGAGTGACTAGTATTTTCTCCTTTTGCAATTACTGTCTTCAAATTTTTAACATGCTGCATAATCCCTAATTTCATTTGAATAGTTGAAATATATCCTCTATTGGGTTTTTCATAAGGGTATCATGCTATTAACACACTTTTTTGCTGTTAACGCACCTTATTTATTTTTCAATCCACACATTTTTATTTTATTTACAAATTTACCACTTGAATTTGATTGATAATTGGTTCTCACTATATAAAAGGTGTGTTAATAGCAAAAAAAAGTGTGTTAATAACATCACCATTTCATAATACTGGATTGTTTCAAGTCCATTTTCTAAAGATTATGTATTAGTAAAGTAATTGATTCATGGCATATAGTTTGCAATTTGCATCAGGTTGTTCTCTGTCAGCTTTAAGGAACATTTTAATTTTATTTCGAGAATTGACATGAGTACTATTATGTCAGTCTTAGGTCTGTGAACTTGGCATCTAAATTCTTTTTTGAAATGTTGTTGATGTGCACCTTTGGTCTCTAAGACCGTTGTTGGCATGAATGTTTATGGATTTCGGCTTTCTGTGTAGTTCTGGTGTGTATGTAGAGTCACTAGAATGTCTATTCAGCAGTGTAAGCCTTATTTCCATTTCATAGTTTGATGTTTGAATCTATACCTCGCTTCAACTCTCTAATGCTTTTCTTAATTTTGCTTTTCTTTCTGCAACTAAATTTCTATGCTGACTCCCTAAGTTGTTGTGGTGGCTATTTATGTATGCAATGTTAGCTTCTTATGCTCTACAAAACTATTCGAATATAATGAAAGAAAGAATTAGCAACTTTCTTTCATTTTCTTTTTACAAGTACAGTTATCCCTCATCCCTGATACCATAACCATTTGTTGTAACATATCAAATATTTCTGGTATACTATTTGTACTATAATTGTAAGAACTTGCATTTACTGTAATTGTCAGTCACAACATTACATTTATTGTAACATGCATGAAAACGATATATGAAAATGACTTAGGCCATCTTTGGTATGATACTTCACTTGGAAGTCAAG of the Fragaria vesca subsp. vesca linkage group LG6, FraVesHawaii_1.0, whole genome shotgun sequence genome contains:
- the LOC101312175 gene encoding uncharacterized protein LOC101312175, which gives rise to MLVQERSKPKSPKLSQIRAVSNFSPNLDFSTWFSENLYKIVTVAALIATVAVLFMLRNMGDTAALLCFQTQAESLERIQMPELDEKSIKRIFDKTSPYASFRSDKWVVVSVSDYPTEPLRKLVKIRGWQVLAIGNSKTPSDWSLKGAIYLSLEQQVQLGFRVLEFLPYDSYVRKTVGYLFAIQHGARKIFDADDRGEVIDGDLGKHFDIDLVGEEGHRQETILQYSHENPNRTIVNPYIHFGQRSVWPRGLPLENVGELGHEEFYTDVLGGKQYIQQGISNGLPDVDSVFYFTRKSGLEAFDIRFDENAPKVGLPHGMMVPVNSFNTIFHSPAFWGLMLPVSVSTMASDVLRGYWAQRILWEVGGQVVVYPPTVHRYDRIEAYPFSEEKDLHVNVGRLIKFLISWRARKQRLTEKILELSFAMAEEGFWTEKDVKFTAAWLQDLIAVGYNQPRLISLDLGMPVGIIGEGDRKEFVPQKFPSVHLGVEETGTVNYEIANLIRWRKNFGNVVLIMFCSGPVERTALEWRLLYGRIFKTVIMLSESKNLDLVVEEGKLENVYKYLPKIFDRYSGADGFLFLQDDTILNYWNLLQADKNKLWITNEVSKSWTKVSPNDNSDWFSKQSSMVKKVVSMMPAHFQVSYKNTIPNRKSFIVCSSEIFYIPRRYVSDFVDLVNLVGDLEIHHKVAIPMFFLALDSPQNFDWVLSTMVYEEESPSTNSSSLYSAQVPVVHPWSVSSEQDFIKLIRRMAEGDPLLLELV
- the LOC101296316 gene encoding uncharacterized protein LOC101296316; amino-acid sequence: MSHIPDVGLISQQSEDDLESSQTSEIPPGPETPLPHLSKLSSIKPSPFLVVHLVDIIYNNCFSLRLYNGDYQSDATGSAMVVLSVSSILGHGGQPEIVLEALSYCLEQIFSPSFKQMGGLQFGLGLEDDVIPYIVVLALRSVEDGPGWGDRAEVRKTTKIKKS